In the genome of Acetobacter oryzifermentans, one region contains:
- a CDS encoding glycosyltransferase family 4 protein, translating to MSSFLASASILQILPALEQGGVERGTIEMAQAITQAGGKALVISAGGRMEPLLRHSGAEHITLPDCGSRNPLKIAKNSHFLSNIIRQHNVQLVHARSRAPAWVAKMACKRTQTPFVTTWHGVHANTFPGKRHYNAVLASGDRVIAISNHIAQRLAEEYHVGPDRLRTIPRGADTDQFSPQMVSGQRVHRLVEAWALPADAPVILMPGRLTAWKGQSLVLDALAQLLDLLPDINWHCVFAGGCSPEDKYAQELSTKAAQLGLTDRVRFAGHCDDMPAAMMLANMVVVPSLRPEPFGRVVVEAQAMCCPVIVAHHGAAVETVAHGQTGFSFTPENANELAQTIYDVLVAPPEILEAIGYAARQMVLSHYSTFAMQHATLAVYDELLDTTLAEHFAGIKNDPALFQEPTFAG from the coding sequence ATGAGCAGTTTTCTGGCCTCTGCCTCCATCCTGCAAATCCTGCCCGCTCTGGAGCAGGGCGGAGTGGAAAGAGGCACCATAGAAATGGCGCAGGCCATTACGCAAGCTGGGGGCAAGGCGCTTGTCATCAGCGCTGGTGGGCGTATGGAACCTCTGCTGCGGCATAGTGGCGCAGAGCACATTACCCTTCCCGATTGTGGCAGCCGAAACCCCTTGAAGATTGCCAAAAACAGTCATTTCCTCAGCAACATTATTCGCCAGCACAATGTGCAACTTGTTCATGCCCGATCCCGCGCACCTGCATGGGTGGCCAAAATGGCCTGCAAGCGCACACAAACACCCTTTGTAACAACATGGCATGGCGTGCACGCCAACACCTTTCCCGGCAAGCGGCACTACAACGCTGTTTTAGCATCTGGGGACCGCGTTATTGCCATTAGCAACCACATCGCCCAGCGCCTTGCGGAAGAATATCATGTCGGGCCAGATCGGCTACGTACTATCCCGCGCGGGGCAGATACCGATCAGTTTTCGCCACAAATGGTATCCGGCCAGCGTGTGCACCGTCTGGTAGAAGCATGGGCGCTTCCGGCTGATGCCCCGGTTATTCTTATGCCCGGCAGACTAACAGCATGGAAAGGCCAAAGCCTTGTGCTGGATGCGTTGGCCCAGCTTCTAGACCTTTTACCAGATATAAACTGGCATTGCGTGTTTGCTGGCGGGTGCTCGCCCGAAGATAAATATGCGCAGGAACTCAGCACAAAAGCGGCGCAATTAGGCCTGACTGACCGCGTGCGCTTTGCAGGCCATTGCGATGATATGCCCGCCGCCATGATGCTTGCCAACATGGTGGTTGTGCCCTCCCTCCGCCCAGAACCTTTTGGCCGTGTGGTGGTGGAGGCACAGGCCATGTGTTGCCCGGTTATTGTGGCGCATCATGGTGCAGCAGTAGAAACCGTTGCCCATGGCCAGACGGGCTTTAGCTTTACCCCAGAAAACGCCAACGAACTGGCACAGACCATTTATGACGTGCTGGTTGCGCCACCAGAAATTCTGGAAGCTATCGGATATGCCGCACGCCAGATGGTACTGAGCCATTACAGCACCTTTGCCATGCAACATGCCACACTGGCTGTGTATGATGAACTGCTTGATACCACTCTGGCAGAACACTTTGCTGGCATTAAAAATGATCCTGCCCTCTTTCAGGAACCAACATTTGCAGGATAA
- a CDS encoding NAD kinase translates to MTATSLTTPPSIFMRPPQHLAFMAAPTETARDELDRLVTRYGNCHPGEADVVICLGGDGFMLETLRVILEAGLTTPVYGMNCGSVGFLMNPTDEEDLPYRLAHAQAAIIHPLRMKAVTAHGEAHEALALNDVYLFRQTRQAAKLRIDVDRLVRIPELICDGALLATPAGSTAYNLSAHGPIVPLSGNLLPLTPICPFRPRRWRGALLPSSAHVGFSVLEHDKRPVAAVADSIEIRDVVSVQAWEDRELAVTLLFDPGQTLSERIAAEQFSA, encoded by the coding sequence ATGACTGCTACTTCTCTTACAACTCCGCCCTCCATTTTTATGCGACCTCCGCAACATCTGGCTTTTATGGCGGCCCCTACAGAAACCGCCCGTGATGAGCTTGATCGGCTGGTGACCCGTTATGGCAACTGCCACCCCGGTGAGGCAGACGTAGTGATCTGTTTGGGCGGTGATGGTTTTATGCTGGAAACCCTACGCGTTATTCTGGAAGCCGGGCTGACAACCCCAGTTTATGGCATGAACTGTGGTTCCGTGGGTTTTTTGATGAACCCTACGGATGAAGAAGACCTTCCTTACAGATTGGCGCATGCACAGGCTGCAATCATTCACCCTTTACGCATGAAAGCCGTAACGGCACATGGCGAAGCACATGAAGCATTGGCGCTGAATGACGTGTATCTGTTCCGCCAGACACGACAGGCAGCCAAATTACGCATTGATGTGGATAGGCTGGTGCGCATTCCCGAGTTGATTTGTGATGGCGCTTTATTGGCCACCCCAGCCGGTTCCACCGCTTATAACCTTTCTGCCCACGGGCCTATTGTGCCACTTTCTGGCAACCTGCTTCCACTTACCCCTATCTGCCCCTTTCGCCCACGCCGCTGGCGCGGAGCACTTCTGCCCTCATCGGCCCATGTCGGTTTTAGTGTTCTGGAACACGACAAACGCCCGGTTGCAGCCGTTGCCGATTCGATAGAAATTCGGGATGTTGTTTCTGTGCAGGCGTGGGAAGACCGCGAATTGGCCGTAACCTTGTTGTTTGACCCTGGGCAAACCCTTTCTGAACGTATTGCGGCGGAACAGTTTTCTGCATGA